gatgattactttgtgtctgtcttcactgagaaagatttgaaaatctCCCAACTTTAGAGATCTAAGATATTGGAAAGAATAAGGAATTGAAGGCAACTATGACTATTAAGAAGATTATGTTGGAGAAAGAAAATGAAGGCTAATGAGCCTTCAGGACCTGATATTCTACAGGTGGAATCTTAAAAGGACTTGAATGCCATGGACTAAGGCAAGATATGTGGCAGAATTTAGCAACAAGTGGAGACAAGTTCACCTCAAAGTCAGGAGGAACTTATACATTCTTTTATGTTTTTCATAAGCAGTACAATGATTTTCTTGCTAGGCACCGGCAAGAAGTCATATGACAGGGATTGACGTTTGTTAAGTGTCTTCTTAACAGAACAATTCACCTCATGTTGGAATAGGTCTGAGTGACTGAGGAAGATGTTACAGCCTACAGTTAGAGAGATAGAACATAAGCCTTGATAAGAGGTGAGTACGGTAGCCGAgatagattgagtgtgagatATCGGAGAAGATAGTAGCACTTACACTATGGAATATAGCAGGGCATTAACCTTCTCCCTACATTGCTGGGTATTCTCCCAGATAGCTGAAACTTCTTCAAGTCAATTGGCAATCATGGATGAGGCTGGAATGGTCTGGTGTTGTGGCCTCCACTGCTGATACTGGTGGAAGACAGAATCCCACGACTATACCACACTGTCCAGCAAGACCTCTAGTGCCCTGACCAGAAAGTGGGTGTCAATTTCCCCCATCTGCTATGTCCTGGGCAAATGTCAGTAACTGTGCAGAACACCTCTGGACTGACAGGGCTTGTCTGGGTACacaacagccttttcaagaaGACATGATCACAAAGGACACTGGTGAGCAGCACCTTGTTCTGGGAAGGTGCATGGTAAGACAGGATAGAAATTGGTGAGAGTTGTCAGAGGAATGTATTAGGTAAGTAATGAGGTATATATaataaaaggagaaagtgaggactgcagatgctggagatcagagctgaaaatgtgttgctggaaaggcgtagcaggtcaggcagcatccaaggagcaggagaatcgacatttcgggcatgagcccttcttcaggaataaaacACAAGAAAACTTGGTCTGCCGCTCAGTAAGAAATTCAACACAACTCAGTCTTGTGTGAAAAAACAAGGTCCAGTCTTACTTCCCTGAGTGTTGAGAGAGGTAGATATGAAGACAGTGGATGCATTGGTCATCATCTTCCAAAATAATATAGATTCTGGAATAGTCCATGCCAATGAAAAGGTGACAAATTTGGGGAACAGTAGACCTATTGGTGTTACATCAGTTGTAGTGATAAATGCTAGAATCTATTATAAAAAttgatgtgaatgtgaatgtgaatgtgaatgGAAAATTGTACTTGATGAACCTAATGGAGACTTTCGACGATTACATGAACAAATTGATAAAGCCAAGACAATGGATGTAGTGTgcttggattttcaaaaggctttGGATAAAGTCCCCCACATGAGGTTGGTTtgcaaaattaaagcacatggactAGGAAGTAAGAAACTGCCACGGATTATGAACTAGTTAAGAGGTAGAAAACAGAacaggaataaatgggtcattcttGCATTGGTAATTTGTTTCTGGTGGGGTCCTGCAAGGATTAGTTCTCGGGCTCCAGTTGTTCACAATATAAATGAATCATTTAGAAATGGCTAAATGTAAAATACTAAGTTTGTGGATAATACAGGGCTAAGTGGAAATGTAGGCTGTTAAGAAGATGCAAAGTGGTTTCAAGAGGACTTAGTTTTTGGCAAGAAAATAGCAAATGGAACATAGTATGGAAAATGCGAAGGAACAGATGTATAAAGTATTTCTCAAATGGCAAGTGATAAGTATGGTAAATAAAAAGTATGTCGATATGGTCTCAGCAAAGCCCTGTGCAAGACCATAAAACATGGAGTACTCACAGTGagtcagttttttttaaagaagtgcgAGTGTTGTACCACACAGTACACCATACTGTGAGTCTATAAAGTATGTATCCTCAAGGCACTCCTTTGAAGTGTTGAAACTGAGACAACTCCGAGTCCTTGAGTCATGCTCATTCCATCAGCATACAGTCACCGCTAAGAAAACAACATTTCTGCTTGATCAGTCACACTCATTGGATGGTTGATAACTATATACCCAAAGTTCTCCTGCATGGTGAACTGAGCACTGACTCATGACCCTTTGGGTATCTGAATCTATACTTAAAAGGACAATTGCAAGAGGGATATGAAGATCTGATATTGACACTGATAACTGAGAGACAGTTGTTGACAACCATGATCTTTGCAGGCTGACAGCGAGGACACTGGAAGAGGTGAGCAGAGATGGAAAGTTCAGCTGCTGAGAAGAGTCCCAGAGAAAACTGAAAACACCAAATCCTGCACTTTCTCAGTCTAGTGCCTTCATCCTCAGCTGATAAAAGAGACTACCATGCTGGTGTGGGTCTTCTGAGCCACATAAGGCAATGGTTTACACAGAGTTGACCACCATCACATAAATCAATATCTTACAAGATAGAAGGTGGCCACCTTCTACCAGGAACACTGATTTCTCAGTGAGAGGATATGCTGGGATTGAAGAATAGGGGAGTGGGTGCCTGGAATTTGGCATCAGTGGATAGATGTCTCAAAATCTCACAATACCTTTTGAGAGTACTAGAATCTGATTTGATACTTGCAGGGAGATTCCAGTGCATTGGTATTGAGAAATTAAAATGTGAAACTGGTGTTGCTTGGAGCAGCCCCAGAATCTGGGAAAGTGGTTTATGTTGATGGGACATCTTAGCATTGGTAGAAGATTGTTTGTTATAGAAAATTAAAACATAAATGTGGGACAGATATTTCAGAATATTTTATTatgatgtttataaaattattaTATTCTGTAATCCTATGGTATGCAAGTTGCACACCTTCCTGTAAAGGTTAACATTTAAGAACTTGAACATTTGTGTTTAGATGTCTTGTGATAATTTAATGGTGCTTTGATTCTGAGTATATATAAACAGACTAGAACAAGATGGATGCATATAAATTTTAATCACTCAGCAGCCATATAGGTAACTTTTATATTTATAATTTTGTTTCAAAGCACATTTTAAACATTAAAAATTTTGGCTATTTGTCATAAGCAAAATGTTCTTCAAAAAATATTCAGAGTGGATCGATCCTTGCCACACCATACTATTACTAAAACAATTACTTACATGGGGAAATAACATTACAAAAGGTTCATTTTGGCAGTTTCAAAGATAAATACTGACATTATAATATTTCCATAATTCATGAAAATAAGGTTATTTACGGCAAGTACACATATTACCCTAGATTTTTAATGAAATATATTACAATTCTCCCTTTCGTTATAAACAAATTGTGTCATATATATTAGTCTTGTCATATATCAGAGATAATTTGTTCTCCTATATTGTGGGTGTAATTTTGTCAAGGGTTTGATGGAAACTACATTGGCGTGCCAAAACTCGCTTTCTGCCAAACATCTGCTGATATTGCAGGGGCGAGGCAGGAAATGCCCAACAGAAACTCACCCACCATTTTTCAATTTGTATCTTCTGACTTTGATGCTTCAGATATTTTCCAAAGCAATGCTTGCATCAACAAAGTTAAGGATATGAATAAGAGAGAGTTATGAAACAGTATTTGTTCTACCCTTCCTTGTGTTCTGATACcaagaaaaaaatgaacaaacagtTGATTCAAATCTATTTAAATGTTTGCAGCATGGAATGGGTGTGCCATCTATATCAATCATACTTCATGAATTTATTAAATTACTTCACCATGCCAAGTGCCGTGATTGTCACTATCACACATATGGGAACATCAGGTGGTATAGTATGTCAAAAAATGTGTTAATCTAGTTCTCACTCCTTTCCCACTCTTACCTTAAATAACAGCAGAAAGCTTAAATAAATTAAAGTTTACAGAGCAAAGAGGGTGGGGAACAACCAGCATAGCATTGGAATAGAGTATTTTGGAAGTCAGCATGGACAGAGGTTTTGGAAACAGTAAACTAAATGTAGAGATGAGTGTTATTAAGGAAGCGGAAGCAATATTTTCTGATATCTGGGATGATTTCTATATGATTTCAAAAGTAGGGATTACAGCCTGAGAAGGGAAGAgatcaccaccaacactcagatAAATAATAGGGAGGGAAAGTCACCAGGATTCTGTGAAAGGAACATGTGAGCAGGCAGAGTGGATAGAGAAAAGTGTTGCAGAAGCCAAGACTGTCTTTATTATCATTTTTCCCATGTATTCCAGCTCCAAGGTCCCCAATAGAGTAAATGAAACATGCATTGAACCAAAATCTATCCAAAGACAAGTGAGGCAATGTTATCAGCTGCATACATTCTCTATGATATCATCCCTAATGACATATGGGATGGCCTTTAATGGTCTGAAAGCATTTCTGAAAATATTACCTTGTTCTTTTCACATTGTATTCAACAATTAAACTTCCTGATCATCTTGAGCAACGTGTTAACTGATAGCATTTAATAATTGGTGCCTCCAAGTGTGGTTCATGATCTTAAAAGTCTCAACAGAGATGTCAAAGGTACTGATTTCAAATTTAAAGAATCTTCTGTCTTATTGTTCATTAAATCTTGTACCAGATAGATACTAGATATAATATATACATAATTCCTAAAACCTTGCTAAAAGGGGATGAAGGACAATTTGCTCTTTCTTGTCTTTCTGCAATGACAGCAAAATCTCAATGCAAATTAAGATTGTGTCATAAAAGACATGTTAAAACAGCTTTTAAGAATGCTAGTGAACCTCACTTAACCTGCTGCCCTAAATTGAGCTAACTATTATCATACATTTCAGTGGTTACAAATTGAGGTTTCCTCTGATTGTCGACTAAACCGGACTCAAACCTCCATGACATGACTCAACTGTGTCTGTATCTAGACtgtaatcccttcaaagccaataTATATTGTTTGAGGTCctgtgcccagaactgaacagaaTGCTCAATAAATGGAGTCTGACCGGGTTTTCTGCAATCAAACCATCTCAACTTTCTCTTTGtgtttatagagtcacagagctgtacagcatgaaaacagacacttcaatccaactcatccatgccgaccagataacctaaattaatctagtcacatttggcAGCAAATGGCCCTCATCCCTCTAATGCTTTCCTATTCATTAAACTATCGTAACTTCATAAAAGCAGAACTGATTGGGTAAAAAATATcagcaggttaagcagcatcTGAGAGTCTGatccaatattttgcttttatttcagatttctagcatctgcagtgttctgttttctgattcttgtaaatttctgccCTATATATTAAATATGCTGGATAGTGACATTTCTGTTATCCATATTCTCTACATCCTTTTTGATGAtcagttatagaacatagaacatagaactgtacagcacagaacaggccctttggctcacaatgttgtgccgagatttatcTGCCATATTTCCCTGCATTACAATGCTGGatacacttcaaaagtacatcATTCACTGTGAGTACATTGGAATGGTCTGAATTCATGAAAGACATGCTACAAATGTAATTCTCTCATTTCTTCTTATACAATTGTGAAGAAGCTCAGTTACTGAATGTGGGATCAAGGAGTACTAGGAAAGTAACAGAGATATTTTCAATTTCTTAATGGAGTTCCCTAGAGCTGTGcattatttttattctttcatgagcTTTGGGCAGTGCTGgccaggccagaatttattgaccATCTTAATCACTATtaagaagttggtggtgagctgctttcttgaactgatgCAGTCCCACAGATGTAGGTTTGCCCACATGCTGTAAGTgatggagtttcaggattttgaagcAGCCAAagtaaaggaacagtgatataattccaaatcaggatggtgtgtagctTGGAGAGAAGCTGACAGTGGTGGCGTTCCCATGCATCTGAagaccttctagatggtagacATCATAGATTTGGAAGGCATAGTCGAAAGAACCTGTGTGAGCTGCTACAGTGCACCACATAGATCGTACACATTGTTGCCACTGCAtatcagtggtagagggagtgaattGTTTAGGGTAGTGGatgtataagaccataagacataggagtggaagtaaggccattcggcccatcgagtccactccgccattcaatcatggctgatgcgcatttcagctccacttgccagcgttctccccgtagcccttaattcctctagacaacaagaacctatcaatctcggccttgaagacatttagcgtcccggcttccactgcactccgtggcaatgaattccacaggcccaccactctctggctgaagaaatgtctccgcatttccgttctgaaatgaccccctctaattctaaggctgtgtccacgggtcctagtctcctcgcctaacggaaacaattttctagcatccaccttttcaaagccatgtattattttgtacatctctattagatctccccttaatcttctaaactccaacgaatacaatcccagtatcctcagccgttcctcatatgctagacctgtcattccagggatcatccgtgtgaatctccgctggacacgttccagtgccagtatgtccttcctgaggtgtggggaccaaaactggacacagtactccaaatggggcctaaccagagctttataaagtcttagtagtacatctctgcttttatattccaaccctcttgagataagagacaacattgcattcgctttcttaatcacagactcaacctgcatgtttacctttagagaatcctcgactagcactcccagatccctttgtgctttggctttattaagtttctcaccatttagaaagtagtccattcctatattctttttgccaaagtgcaagacctcgcacttgctcacgttaaattccatcagccatttcctggaccactctcccaacctgtctagatccttctgtagcctccccacttcctcagtactacctgcctgtctacctaactttgtatcatcggcaaacttcgctagaatgcccccggttccctcatccaaatcattaatatataatgcgaacagctgtggccccagcaccgaaccctgcgggacaccgctcgtcaccggctgccattctgaaaaagaaccttttatcccaactctctgccttctgttagatagccaatcctcaatccatcccagcagctcacctcgaacaccatgggccctcaccttgctcagcagtctcccgtgtggcaccttatcaaaggccttttgaaagtccagatagaccacatccactgggttcccctggtctaacctacttgttacctcttcaaaaaattccaacaggtttgtcaggcatgacctccctttactaaatccatgttgacttgttctaatcagactctgctcttccaagaatttagaaacctcatccttaatgatggattctagaattttaccaacaaccgaggttaagctgattggcctataattttccatcttttgccttgatcctttcttgaacaagggggttactacagccatcttccaatcatccgggacctttcctgactccagtgactcttgaaagatctcaaccaatgcctctgctatttcgtcagcaacctctctcagaactctagggtgtatcccatcagggccaggagatttatcaattttaagactttttaacttttctagcactatctctttcgtaatggcaaccatactcaactcagccccgtgacaccctttaatttttgggatattactcatgtcttccactgtgaaaactgacgcaaagtacttgttaagttctcctgctatttccttatctcccatcactaggctccctgcatcagtttgaagtggcccaatgtctacttttgcctgtcgtttgtttcttatgtactgaaagaaacttttactattatttctaatattactggctagcctaccttcatatttgatcctctcatttcttattacactctttgttatcttctgtttgcttttgtatccttcccaatcttctgatttcccactgttcttagccactttataggatctctctttttctttaatacatttcctgacttcctttgtcagccaaggttgtctaatccctccccggttaatctttcttttcttgggaatgaacctctgtacagtgtcctcaattatacctacaaactcctgccatttttgctctagtgtcttcccggttagcctctgcttccagtctattttagtcagttcctctctcatgccctcataattacctttattcaactgtaacaccattacatcagattttgtcttctccctttcaaactccagactgaactctaccatattatggtcgctacttcctaagggttcccttactttaagatcttttatagagtctggttcattgcaaagcactaggtccagaatagcctgctctcttgtgggctccatgacaagctgttccaaaaagccatcctgtaagcattccatgaattccctttctttagatccactagcaacattatttacccagtccacctgcatattgaagtcacccatgatcaatgtaaccttgcctttctgacatgccttctctatttcccggtacatgttgcgtccctggtcctgaccactgttaggaggtctgtacacaactccaattatggtttttttgcctttgtggttcctcaattccacccacacagactccacatcatccgacgctatgtcattcaataccatagatttaattttgttcttaactaacaaggcaaccccaccccctctgcccacctctctgtcttttcgataagttgaaaaaccatggaggtttaactgccagtcctgacccccctgtaaccaagtctctgtgatgcctactacatcataatcattcactattatctgtgccattaattcatcggctttgttatgaatgctacgagcattcaggtaaagtgccttaatgctaacttccttattagagatgttgtaagtcatatgtcctaagttatccttgcttttttctgcattctcagtctgcctcaattttaaatccgcctggaaacatgctatcctgctgcttatctttccatttacctccatactccctgtcgctttcactttcccttccccccaactcagaagtttaaagtcctactgaccaccctatttatcctcttcgccagaacattggtacctgatcggttcaggtggagaccgtcccaacggtacagatcccccctgttccaaaactgatgccaatgccccatgaagtggaatccctctttcccacaccaatcccttagccacgtgtttacttgcctaattttcttgtccctatgccaattggcacgtggctcgggcagtaatccggagattatgacccttgaggacctgtgcttcaatttcctgcctagtgcttcgtaatgcccaaacaggtcctccaccctagtcttgcctatgttgttggtaccaacgtggaccacaacaactggatcctccccctcccgctccaatatcctttcaagccggtcagagatgtctcgcaccctggcaccgggcaggcaacacaccatgcgagactcccgatccggcttgcaaaggatactatctgtccccctaattatagaatcccctataaccactacctgtctattagctcccccctcttgaatggccttctgcaccatggtgccttggtcagttggctcatcctgtccagagcccttttcctcatccgaacagggagcaagaatctcgtacctgttggacaaggtcaagggctgaggctcctccactcctgaactctggttccccctacctgcctcacttacagtcacactcttttgtgcctgatcactagctgagtgggaattaattaatctcccaggtgtgactgcctcctgaaacaaagcgtccaggtaactctccccctcccggatatgccgcagtgtttgaagctcagattccagatcatcaactctgatccggagttcttccagcaaccaacacttgctgcagacgtggtcactgccgttcacaatgggatcagccagctcccacatcatacagcaacagcacatcacctgcccagccatctctgcttagttagttaattacttacttTGTACAAGTATGAATTAGAATACCtactgatacctctctgctatagtttttTTTACCCGAAGTAAGGACTTGATgtatacacacaaaaaaaaacacgagGTATCCAATCAAGCTACCCAATTTGACTTGGATTGTTGAGCTTTTTTTGGGTTTTGTTGgctctgcattcatccaggcaaatggagagtattccatcatattcctgaccaTGCCTTATAGATGTACACAGGCTTTGGAAcatcaggaagtgagttattcCCTCCACTATTCCAAGCCACTGACTTGCTCTGAttaagttcagtttctggtcaacttCCAGAATGTTAATAGTGGGGATTTAATGATGCGAATCACCATTTTGCTGCAGCATCTCGATGCAACACTCAGTCAAATATGGCCTTGATGCCAAGGGCAGTCATTCTCATCTCATCTCAtgagttcagctcttttatccactTTTGGACCAAGGGTGGAATGTGACCAGGAGCTGAGCAGCCCTGGCCTAAGTCCAACTGAATTTCAGCaagtaagtcttttctgaatagGTGTCATTTGATAAAATGAATCCCAAAATCTTACAATAATGTTAAACTTGATTGTAACTCCCAAATATAATTATAGAAGTGAGTTACACTGACCCAGCTTAACAGCCTTGATTAGTTACAACATTCATTCTGGGTATGTATGATTTCATAAGTTCTATGGAATTTATTAATTTATCATAGAAGCCATAAAGGAAATTATACTTATTGATCTAGTAGTTTTCAGTTGATACACTTGGGACACCAGTTTGTGACATCAGTTGACTGGGCATATGCCTTTTATTCTCTTCTGATGACTAAAGTTGTATTTCTATCTTTAACCTTCTTTACCTGTATACTGAACCACTAAGAATCACCATGGATTAACCTTTGCTAGCTAATACACCTTGTGCATGAACCAAACATCTTGACCTCAAACTGGGTTCCAATGCATGGACAGAACATGATCAGTCACAGATTACCTGAACTGTGTATGCCCCATGCCTTTTTGActtcaccactgatgctcagtaacagcagagtgtactatctacaagatgcactacagaaattcaccaaagatcctcagcagCAAAcacttccaaacccacaaacacttccacctagaaggacaagagcagcagatatatgggaacaccaccaccttcaagttcctctccaagccactcaccatcctgacttgtaaatatattgctgttccttcgctgttgctgggtcaaaatcctggaattctctccctaatggcagAGTGCAgcagactgtagcagttcaagatggcaactcaccaccatcttctcaagggcaaacagggatgggcaataaaaatgCTGGCCTACCAGGGATGCCCAccatcccacaagtgaatgaaaagaattttaaaaattcacaacccctgagagaaaaaaaatctcatctgtcttaaatatgcGCCTCCTAATTCTATGAGCTTCGTCTGGAAAATTTAATCTGAGAAAGTGATAATATATGACATGATGCAACACAGTAATCCTCTCTTACATTGTCATTTAAACGGTATTAAATGTCGACATTTTATTATCAAACTGTGCTTGTTCTTCAGGGTTGGATCCTGGAACTGTGGTCATTATAGGTACAGCAGTAGATTCATTCTTTCAGCCTAAGTTTGAACAAGTGGTTCTGGGAAAAATAATTACGCGAAGCACTGAATTGGACAAGGATCGAGCACAAGAATTATTGAACTGTGGCAGTGAGGTTGATGATTATCCTGTTATCATTGGAAACACTATGTGCACCTATGATTTCTATGaaggtaattttaaaaaaaacacacaggaTAAACTTATCAATCCGATATGAAACAAGCAAAAACCTTGATACAAAAAGATGATATTACATTTTAACCCTCTCTTAGCAATGTAGTCTATTATTTCTGGGGCTAACAGAGAGGTAAtccataaaaaccaaaagaactgtagatgctgtaaatcagaaacaaaaacaaaagttgacggaaaaactcagcaggtctggcagtggctgtaaatagaacatagaacatagaacatagaacatagaacatagaacaatacagcacagaacaggcccttcggcccacgatgttgtgccgaacttctatcctagattaagcacccatccatgtacctatccaaatgccgcttaaaggtcgccaatgattctgactctaccactcccacgggcagcgcattccatgcccccaccactctctaggtaaagaacccacccctgacatctcccctataccttccacccttcaccttaaatttatgtccccttgtaacactctgttgtacccgggggaaaagtttctgactgtctactctatctattcctctgatcatcttataaacctctatcaagtcacccctcatccttcgccgttccaacgagaaaaggccgagaactctcaacctatcctcgtacgacctattctccattccaggcaacatcctggtaaatcttctctgcaccctctccaaagcttccacatctttcctaaagtgaggcgaccagaactgcacacagtactccaaatgtggcctaaccaaagtcctgtacagctgcaacatcacttcacgactcttgaattcaatccctctgctaatgaacgataatactccataggccttcttacaaactctatccacctgagtggcaactttcaaagatctatgtacatagaccccaagatccctctgttcctccacctgactaagaaccctaccattcaccctgtattctgcattcttatttgctcttccaaaatggacaacctcacacttggcagggttgaactccatctgccactcctcagcccagctcagcATCATATctaaatcaaagttaacatttcgggtccagtgacccttcctcagaactcggGAATATATAAACTAAGTCTTCATCCCATAGACAACAGAATTAATTCActtgaattttaaaataattcttTACTGATTCAATTTTCACAAATTAATTGCAAACACTTGACAAAATCATACCTTTTCTTTGTTGTAGGGCAAGGACATTTGGATGGTGCTTTATGCTCATTTTCAAATGATGAAAAATTGGAGTATTTGAGAAAGGCATATAAAGCTGGTGTCAGAAACATTGAAATGGAGTCCACTGTCTTTGCTGCTATGTGCCACAGCTGTGAGCTAAAAGGTAAGCATTGCTTCCAAAGTTATAACCAGAGGATAATAGACACATGTTTAACCAGAATTTATGGAAATGTAAGAATCTGTTCCTGGTTACTTAAGTTCCTAAGCCTAATAGGTTTTTAATAATTTCTATTATACATTTAGTTCTTCTTCTCCATTGCATATCTATCCACAAAATGTGAGTAAACAAAAGCATTAAATTGACTAATTTTAAGGACAAAGTGTGATTTTGTTTTCTTCTACAATTTCTCAAATTTATTacacaacttgtccatgtcaactaTTACTGTGTTTATCAATCT
The genomic region above belongs to Chiloscyllium punctatum isolate Juve2018m chromosome 10, sChiPun1.3, whole genome shotgun sequence and contains:
- the LOC140482251 gene encoding LOW QUALITY PROTEIN: uridine phosphorylase 2-like (The sequence of the model RefSeq protein was modified relative to this genomic sequence to represent the inferred CDS: inserted 1 base in 1 codon), encoding MFGDVKFVCVGGSAIWMKAFAQFMHTELGLNESDSDLLDICAGTDRYNMYKTGPVFVHKWLDPGTVVIIGTAVDSFFQPKFEQVVLGKIITRSTELDKDRAQELLNCGSEVDDYPVIIGNTMCTYDFYEGQGHLDGALCSFSNDEKLEYLRKAYKAGVRNIEMESTVFAAMCHSCELKAAVVCVTLLNRFDGDQITAPHEVLLEYQXRPQKLVLMFIKKTYAI